Proteins encoded within one genomic window of Sulfurovum sp. XGS-02:
- the dnaG gene encoding DNA primase, whose translation MIDNASIESLKNSIDIVDVIGSYIELRKAGANYKANCPFHGEKTPSFVVSPSKQIYHCFGCGVGGDSIKFVMELEKLSYPEAIEKLASMHNFSLSYTKGSSDYSDAKRVLEAVGQWYVKNLHHNETAMQYLLDRGISQNSIETFEIGYVPSGGEVMQFLQRALLPLPKAAEAGILAQNENGSGYYARLVERITFPIYSTSGSLVGFGGRTITNHPAKYINSPQTKLFNKSRLLYGYHLAKESIYKNKKIIVCEGYLDVVMFHQAGFKEAVAGMGTALTTEHLPLLRKGDPNVILAYDGDKAGVAAALKAAQMLSVAGFDGGVVLFPDGQDPADLIAKGQSETVAKLLRNAKPLIPFVLEMIVSMYNLNDPRAKEAAFGALKQYLDTLSQIIKDAYIPMAATLVGVAPSLFGKETNVARARESFTQKKDNLEQLCILKTLIENPNLIDNVLSVMDIEMFGTYAGLFTALINGENEHPGLVGLSVDESVKAMDEQSLNSSLLKILTIYYRGKLQSIPRDTAIATEKKPFLLKKIKLDILPRLKKGELVAYDSLD comes from the coding sequence ATGATAGATAATGCCTCAATAGAATCCTTAAAAAACAGTATTGACATTGTAGATGTGATCGGCAGCTATATAGAGTTGCGTAAAGCCGGAGCGAACTACAAAGCAAACTGTCCTTTTCATGGAGAAAAAACTCCCTCTTTTGTTGTCAGCCCGAGTAAACAGATCTATCACTGTTTTGGTTGCGGCGTAGGGGGAGACAGCATTAAATTTGTGATGGAGTTGGAAAAACTTTCCTACCCTGAAGCGATCGAAAAGCTTGCTTCCATGCATAACTTTTCGTTGAGCTATACAAAAGGAAGCTCGGATTACTCTGATGCAAAACGCGTGCTTGAAGCCGTAGGCCAGTGGTATGTGAAAAACCTTCACCATAATGAAACAGCGATGCAGTATCTACTTGACAGAGGGATATCCCAAAACTCCATTGAAACGTTTGAGATAGGGTATGTACCAAGCGGAGGGGAAGTGATGCAGTTTTTGCAAAGGGCGTTGCTTCCTCTGCCCAAAGCCGCAGAAGCAGGGATCCTTGCCCAAAATGAAAACGGCAGCGGCTATTATGCACGTTTGGTGGAGAGGATCACTTTTCCTATCTATTCTACCAGCGGTTCTTTGGTTGGGTTTGGCGGCAGAACCATTACGAATCATCCTGCAAAGTATATCAACTCACCACAAACAAAACTCTTTAACAAGTCGAGACTCCTTTACGGGTATCACTTGGCAAAAGAGAGCATCTATAAGAACAAAAAGATCATTGTGTGTGAAGGATATTTGGATGTCGTGATGTTCCATCAGGCAGGCTTTAAGGAAGCGGTTGCAGGGATGGGGACCGCATTGACAACGGAGCATTTGCCTCTGTTGCGCAAAGGAGATCCAAACGTGATCCTTGCCTATGACGGTGACAAAGCAGGTGTGGCAGCAGCACTGAAAGCGGCCCAGATGTTGTCAGTAGCGGGTTTTGACGGCGGGGTTGTACTTTTCCCTGACGGGCAGGATCCTGCTGACCTCATAGCCAAAGGACAGAGTGAGACCGTAGCGAAGTTACTTCGTAATGCCAAACCGTTGATCCCTTTTGTACTGGAGATGATTGTTTCTATGTATAATTTAAATGATCCCAGAGCAAAAGAAGCCGCTTTTGGCGCCCTGAAACAGTATCTTGATACACTCAGCCAGATCATCAAAGATGCGTATATCCCTATGGCAGCGACACTGGTGGGTGTGGCACCTTCCCTTTTTGGCAAAGAGACCAATGTAGCTAGGGCAAGAGAAAGTTTTACACAAAAAAAAGATAATCTTGAGCAGCTATGCATTCTGAAAACACTCATTGAAAATCCTAACCTTATCGATAATGTTCTCAGTGTCATGGATATCGAGATGTTTGGTACGTATGCAGGCCTTTTTACAGCACTTATCAATGGTGAAAACGAGCACCCCGGACTGGTAGGACTTAGTGTTGATGAGAGTGTAAAAGCAATGGATGAACAATCGCTCAATAGTTCTCTGTTAAAAATACTTACGATCTATTATAGAGGTAAATTGCAGAGTATACCAAGAGATACAGCGATTGCGACAGAGAAGAAACCATTTTTGCTTAAAAAGATAAAACTAGATATACTTCCGAGACTGAAAAAGGGTGAGTTGGTAGCGTATGACTCGCTTGATTAA
- the aroC gene encoding chorismate synthase, whose protein sequence is MNTFGKKLTLTTFGESHGKALGCILDGVPAGLQIDEAFIQSELDRRKPGKSKLETGRKEADKMEILSGTFEGVSTGTPIAMIIFNTNQKSKDYENVKDLFRPGHADFTYFHKYGLRDYRGGGRSSARETAARVAGGAIAKLMLKELGISIQSGLCEVDGIKGSVQDFEYAKTSKMYALDPAQEAAQEAAILAAKENHDSVGGVVLTTATGVPIGLGEPLYYKLDAILAEAMMGINAAKAVEIGDGVASTHLKGSENNDEITLDGFTSNHSGGMLGGISNGDTIVVKTHFKPTPSIFQEQQTITTHNEEVKCNLKGRHDPCVAIRGAVVCEAMMALTLADMALLNMGKKMDHLTAIYQA, encoded by the coding sequence ATGAATACCTTTGGAAAAAAACTAACCCTTACCACGTTTGGTGAATCCCACGGTAAGGCTCTTGGGTGCATACTTGACGGTGTACCTGCCGGACTTCAGATCGATGAGGCATTTATACAAAGTGAACTCGACAGACGAAAACCCGGCAAATCCAAACTGGAAACAGGACGTAAAGAAGCTGACAAAATGGAGATTCTTTCTGGTACATTCGAAGGGGTGAGTACAGGGACACCTATCGCCATGATCATCTTCAACACCAACCAAAAATCCAAAGATTATGAAAATGTGAAAGACCTCTTTCGTCCAGGACATGCAGATTTTACCTACTTTCACAAATATGGCCTGAGAGACTACCGTGGTGGGGGAAGAAGTTCCGCAAGAGAGACAGCTGCACGTGTAGCAGGCGGTGCCATAGCAAAACTGATGCTCAAAGAACTGGGCATCTCCATACAGAGTGGCCTTTGTGAAGTTGACGGTATCAAAGGTAGTGTACAGGATTTTGAATATGCAAAAACTTCTAAAATGTACGCCCTTGACCCTGCACAGGAAGCTGCACAGGAGGCTGCGATATTGGCAGCAAAAGAGAATCATGACTCTGTAGGTGGCGTGGTCCTTACGACGGCTACGGGTGTGCCTATAGGACTGGGTGAACCACTCTACTACAAGCTCGATGCCATACTTGCAGAAGCAATGATGGGTATCAATGCGGCTAAAGCGGTTGAGATAGGCGATGGTGTTGCCAGTACCCACCTCAAAGGAAGTGAGAACAATGATGAAATCACCCTCGATGGCTTTACTTCGAACCACTCCGGCGGTATGCTAGGGGGCATCTCCAATGGAGATACGATCGTGGTGAAGACACACTTCAAACCGACACCCTCTATCTTTCAAGAGCAACAAACGATCACGACCCACAATGAAGAGGTGAAATGCAACCTCAAAGGGAGACATGACCCATGTGTCGCCATCAGGGGTGCTGTTGTATGTGAAGCGATGATGGCACTGACATTGGCAGATATGGCACTGCTCAACATGGGTAAAAAAATGGACCACCTGACTGCAATTTATCAAGCTTAA
- a CDS encoding peptidylprolyl isomerase, protein MATASARHILVNDEALCKELKEKINAGEITFEEAAKQNSTCPSGARGGDLGRFGQGQMVPEFDRVVFNDEVGVVHGPVKTQFGYHLLEITERS, encoded by the coding sequence ATGGCAACAGCATCAGCAAGACACATATTGGTCAATGACGAAGCACTCTGTAAGGAACTCAAAGAGAAGATAAATGCAGGTGAGATCACTTTTGAAGAAGCAGCGAAGCAGAACTCCACTTGCCCTTCAGGTGCAAGAGGAGGAGATCTGGGAAGATTTGGTCAGGGACAAATGGTACCGGAGTTCGACAGAGTCGTTTTTAACGATGAGGTTGGTGTCGTACATGGTCCGGTGAAAACACAATTTGGGTACCATCTGCTTGAAATCACAGAACGTTCATAA
- a CDS encoding lipopolysaccharide assembly protein LapB yields the protein MEHILPAYNDPLFSIMLIVVISLIIALVTYGWGLHKQQKEEGNLLKFLEKFDTAECALETADMPFEPHMLKPLTILAKAFENAGEYHKAISIYLFLIKNITHDSGKIELMERLGSTYLHAGFLERSQSIYTEVLRKKPRNVQALYELGIVYEIMQKYDKAKEVLEPLHVLGEETTSLEKFLNLSELLVNKTLAIPEKVERLKQLLNEEPSLYRHIIKALLLLDTKSAWESIDPERIMEILDILWFLPNSQLDLDIITSNKQLQTLYYAKGYLQKPAKESGIFSVDMLATARENGFEEGDLVFSFLCQKCKQSFPVSFKRCPNCMAINTVKVEEKIAKSSPKTDYSLL from the coding sequence TTGGAACATATATTACCTGCGTATAATGACCCTCTTTTCAGTATTATGCTTATTGTTGTGATCTCTCTTATCATTGCACTCGTTACCTATGGATGGGGGCTGCATAAACAGCAAAAAGAAGAAGGGAACCTGCTCAAGTTCTTGGAAAAGTTCGACACTGCCGAGTGTGCTTTGGAAACAGCGGACATGCCCTTCGAACCGCATATGCTTAAACCGCTTACCATTCTGGCAAAAGCATTTGAAAATGCCGGAGAGTACCATAAAGCGATCAGTATTTATCTTTTCCTTATTAAAAACATTACCCACGATTCGGGAAAAATAGAACTGATGGAACGTCTGGGGAGTACCTATCTTCATGCAGGCTTCCTGGAACGGTCTCAGTCCATCTACACAGAAGTGCTACGTAAGAAACCCCGTAATGTGCAAGCCCTTTATGAATTGGGGATCGTGTATGAGATCATGCAAAAATACGATAAAGCCAAAGAGGTCCTGGAACCTCTCCATGTCTTAGGAGAAGAGACCACATCACTTGAAAAATTTCTGAATCTTTCGGAGCTCCTTGTAAATAAGACCTTAGCCATACCGGAGAAAGTGGAGAGACTCAAACAGTTATTAAACGAGGAGCCAAGTCTCTATAGACACATCATCAAAGCGCTTTTACTGCTTGATACAAAAAGTGCCTGGGAGAGCATTGATCCCGAACGTATCATGGAGATTCTTGACATCCTTTGGTTCTTACCAAATTCACAACTCGATTTAGATATAATCACATCAAATAAACAGCTGCAAACACTTTATTATGCGAAAGGTTATTTACAGAAACCTGCAAAAGAAAGTGGTATTTTCAGTGTAGATATGTTAGCTACTGCAAGAGAAAATGGGTTTGAAGAGGGAGATCTGGTTTTCTCCTTCCTCTGTCAAAAATGTAAACAGAGTTTTCCTGTCTCTTTCAAACGCTGTCCGAATTGTATGGCTATAAATACGGTAAAAGTTGAGGAAAAAATTGCAAAATCAAGCCCGAAAACAGATTACTCTTTACTCTGA
- the rnhA gene encoding ribonuclease HI produces MQNQARKQITLYSDGSSLGNPGPGGYGGILEFKGIRKEYFGGDAHTTNNRMELQAVIEGLKLLKEPCDVEIISDSSYVIKAINEWLDGWVRKNFSKVKNVDLWKEYLEISSPHKIRGTWVRGHNGHPENERCDELARNEAERIKLTL; encoded by the coding sequence TTGCAAAATCAAGCCCGAAAACAGATTACTCTTTACTCTGATGGTTCGAGTCTTGGAAATCCCGGACCCGGCGGTTACGGAGGTATCCTGGAATTCAAGGGCATCCGTAAAGAGTACTTTGGTGGAGATGCACATACCACTAACAACCGCATGGAACTTCAAGCTGTCATAGAGGGGCTGAAGCTTCTTAAAGAGCCTTGTGATGTAGAGATCATCTCTGATAGTTCCTATGTCATCAAAGCCATCAATGAATGGTTGGACGGCTGGGTACGCAAGAACTTTTCCAAAGTAAAGAATGTAGACCTATGGAAAGAGTATCTTGAAATATCGAGTCCGCATAAGATACGCGGTACATGGGTCAGAGGGCACAATGGCCATCCTGAAAATGAACGTTGCGACGAACTGGCCCGTAACGAAGCAGAAAGAATAAAATTAACACTATAG
- a CDS encoding PhoU domain-containing protein, producing the protein MLPGYQEARLAVRADVLSVLEGLATANKEGLEALQAIDAVKLEEARNRLKDISQETEKIDNDIVLIFAKYTPEARDLRELVSYLKITSALNRIRTNINSYLKNMQSMLMEKNDKMTQLIQDSLSINRCTLNAFDYTIEMLQTFDDNDQVKALAARIDVEYSKTDDIYTLLEKDVIQQIGSADGLAEEYFNLLKHIRKNLKIIDRLESVSQRVIFARMGGKL; encoded by the coding sequence ATGTTACCAGGATATCAAGAGGCAAGACTGGCTGTAAGAGCGGACGTATTGAGTGTACTGGAAGGTCTGGCTACAGCAAATAAAGAGGGACTTGAGGCACTTCAGGCAATTGATGCAGTGAAGTTGGAAGAAGCGAGAAACAGACTGAAAGATATCAGTCAAGAGACAGAGAAGATAGACAATGATATTGTCCTGATCTTTGCAAAATATACACCAGAAGCAAGAGATCTGAGAGAACTGGTCTCTTATTTGAAAATTACGTCTGCTTTGAACCGTATTCGTACAAATATCAACAGCTATCTTAAAAATATGCAAAGTATGCTCATGGAAAAAAATGATAAGATGACACAACTGATCCAAGATTCCCTAAGTATTAATCGTTGTACGCTTAATGCTTTTGATTATACTATTGAAATGTTGCAAACATTTGATGACAATGACCAAGTCAAAGCACTGGCTGCAAGAATTGATGTGGAATACAGTAAAACAGATGATATCTATACACTACTCGAAAAAGATGTCATACAACAAATAGGCAGTGCAGACGGGCTTGCAGAAGAGTATTTTAATCTTTTGAAACATATACGTAAGAATCTTAAGATCATCGACCGTTTAGAAAGTGTATCACAGCGTGTCATATTTGCACGGATGGGTGGAAAACTCTAA
- the pstA gene encoding phosphate ABC transporter permease PstA, whose protein sequence is MNRLILNKIILILSTLSALIGIGFLFWILVTLSYKGITSLHFETFTNDLVGGGIRNLLVGQFTMALMASALAVPLGMMAGIYLREYSNNGKLASVIRNLSDVMMSAPSIVIGVFVFALFVDPFGGYNGWAGIVALAIMMIPIIISTTDNMLALVPKELREAGIALGGSKHKIILQIVIKAAKVGITTGILLSFARIIGETAPLLFTSANNQFFTMDLTEQFPSLTVSIYNLATYPDEQSRELAWAASFVLTVVVLCINLLGRYITRNKK, encoded by the coding sequence ATGAATAGACTCATACTCAATAAAATCATTTTGATCCTCTCTACGCTCTCAGCATTGATAGGTATAGGATTTTTATTTTGGATACTTGTGACCTTGAGTTACAAAGGTATTACAAGTCTCCATTTTGAGACCTTTACCAATGACCTTGTAGGGGGAGGGATAAGAAACCTTCTTGTCGGGCAGTTTACCATGGCACTGATGGCAAGTGCTTTGGCGGTACCGCTTGGTATGATGGCAGGTATCTACCTTAGAGAGTACAGTAATAATGGAAAGCTCGCTTCTGTCATAAGAAATTTAAGTGATGTGATGATGTCAGCACCATCGATTGTGATTGGTGTATTTGTTTTTGCTTTGTTTGTTGACCCTTTTGGTGGATATAACGGGTGGGCAGGTATCGTTGCACTGGCGATTATGATGATACCTATCATCATCAGTACCACAGATAATATGTTGGCTCTAGTCCCTAAGGAACTGAGAGAAGCGGGTATTGCTTTGGGCGGAAGCAAACATAAGATCATTTTACAGATAGTCATTAAGGCGGCAAAAGTGGGGATCACAACGGGTATTTTACTCTCTTTTGCACGTATCATCGGAGAGACTGCACCATTGCTCTTTACGTCAGCGAACAACCAGTTCTTTACCATGGACCTCACAGAGCAGTTTCCTTCTCTTACGGTCAGTATTTACAACCTTGCAACCTATCCCGATGAGCAAAGTAGAGAGTTGGCATGGGCAGCATCTTTTGTGCTTACAGTCGTTGTATTATGTATCAATCTGCTCGGTCGATATATAACAAGAAATAAAAAATAA
- the recQ gene encoding DNA helicase RecQ — translation MNKLETLEHYFGHSAFRPLQEEVVDAILAKQDVLMILPTGGGKSLCYQLPTLLMEGITVVVSPLLALMHDQVVALKENGIAAEMLSSMQDLEESQQIEARLRAGEIKLLYVAPERLTNAYFLNLLHQLPINFFVIDEAHCVSEWGHEFRENYRRLSLLKEQFATTPIAAFTATATHAVESDIASNLGLRDPKRVRGSLFRDNLTINARHRIKDGRAQLMEFLKLHTDESGIIYTLSRKSTEAVAHFLQNKGIEARAYHAGLSTEEKNRTYADFVADRVQIVVATIAFGMGIDKSNIRFVVHMTMPKTLENYYQEIGRAGRDGLASETLLLFSAQDIVQQKMFIEDLPETPYKQHAFNKLDSMVRFANSENCRHQSIAAYFDDRIEACEDKCDNCAAPASEKIDITTAARMLLSTILRTDQNFGLHYVIDVLKGSKEQRVLQNGHDTLSVYGIGEEYSKSQWLTIGDKLLELNAVEIGEFKVYRLTAFGIEVIKGLHQIELKKERLTVQKSEVKKRVTYFDDYDVEVYDKLRDLRTQIASEKGIPPYIVFSDKTLKDLSMKIPQDKEAMLEVHGIGEVKFERYGKEFLTLLNNEQ, via the coding sequence ATGAATAAATTAGAAACCCTTGAACACTATTTCGGACACAGTGCTTTTAGACCTTTGCAAGAAGAGGTGGTAGATGCGATCTTGGCAAAACAGGATGTATTGATGATACTTCCTACCGGTGGGGGAAAATCGCTCTGCTATCAGCTTCCTACCCTTTTGATGGAAGGGATTACCGTGGTGGTTTCACCATTATTAGCACTCATGCATGACCAGGTAGTCGCACTGAAGGAAAATGGTATCGCTGCAGAGATGCTCTCTTCCATGCAGGATCTCGAGGAGAGTCAGCAGATAGAAGCACGCTTGAGAGCAGGCGAGATAAAACTGCTTTATGTGGCACCTGAACGACTTACCAATGCGTACTTTTTAAATCTGTTGCATCAGCTTCCGATCAACTTTTTTGTCATTGATGAAGCACACTGTGTGAGTGAGTGGGGGCATGAGTTCAGAGAGAACTACAGGCGTCTGTCGTTACTGAAAGAGCAGTTCGCCACCACACCTATTGCAGCATTTACAGCTACCGCAACACATGCGGTGGAAAGTGACATCGCCAGCAACCTGGGATTACGAGATCCAAAACGTGTGAGGGGATCACTCTTCCGTGACAATTTGACCATTAATGCCAGACACCGTATCAAAGATGGCAGGGCACAGTTGATGGAGTTCTTGAAACTCCATACGGATGAGTCGGGGATCATCTATACACTTTCAAGGAAGTCTACTGAAGCAGTGGCACACTTTTTGCAGAACAAAGGCATAGAGGCCAGAGCATACCATGCAGGACTCTCTACGGAAGAGAAGAACCGTACCTATGCGGATTTTGTGGCCGATAGGGTGCAGATCGTGGTAGCAACGATTGCTTTTGGTATGGGGATCGACAAGAGTAACATCCGTTTTGTGGTGCATATGACCATGCCAAAGACCTTGGAGAACTATTATCAGGAGATAGGACGTGCAGGAAGGGATGGATTGGCATCTGAAACACTTTTGCTCTTTTCGGCGCAGGATATCGTACAACAAAAAATGTTCATAGAAGATCTTCCCGAAACACCTTACAAACAACATGCATTCAACAAGCTCGACAGCATGGTCCGTTTTGCCAATTCTGAAAACTGCAGGCATCAAAGTATCGCTGCCTATTTTGATGACCGTATAGAGGCATGTGAAGATAAATGTGACAACTGTGCAGCCCCTGCTAGCGAAAAGATAGACATCACCACAGCAGCACGAATGCTACTTTCCACTATCCTGCGTACGGATCAGAATTTTGGTTTACACTATGTGATAGATGTATTGAAAGGGAGTAAAGAGCAGAGGGTACTGCAAAATGGACATGATACGCTTTCTGTCTATGGCATAGGCGAAGAGTACAGTAAATCACAATGGTTGACAATCGGTGACAAGTTATTGGAGTTGAATGCCGTTGAGATAGGTGAGTTCAAGGTCTATCGGTTGACAGCTTTTGGCATAGAGGTGATCAAAGGTTTACATCAGATAGAACTCAAAAAAGAGAGACTGACTGTACAAAAATCCGAGGTCAAAAAGAGAGTGACCTATTTTGATGACTATGATGTGGAAGTTTATGACAAACTCAGGGACCTGCGTACACAGATCGCTTCTGAAAAAGGTATTCCGCCTTATATTGTTTTTTCAGACAAAACCTTAAAAGACCTAAGTATGAAGATCCCGCAAGACAAAGAGGCTATGCTCGAAGTACACGGTATCGGGGAAGTGAAATTTGAACGTTACGGGAAAGAGTTTCTGACTCTTTTGAATAATGAACAATAA
- a CDS encoding response regulator transcription factor — translation MQNENIEIVVIEDEEDILELIEYHLSKEGYTVTGFLSTENVEQFLEEETPSLMLVDRNLPGMEGSHFVAYLREIGYDIPVIFLSAKDKESELEEGFEAGGDDYMSKPFSPKELTLRVKALLKRSGALQKQQRIKYKLLTMDLENKALTVDGQSVLLTNLEFNLLHTFMKNIDKALTRDFLRDEVWGSDGEGVNDNAVNVAINRLKNKIDPQNEQNYFHPVWGVGYKFS, via the coding sequence ATGCAAAATGAAAATATAGAAATAGTTGTTATCGAAGATGAAGAGGATATCTTAGAACTTATAGAGTATCATTTGAGTAAAGAGGGATATACCGTGACCGGTTTTCTCTCGACTGAAAATGTAGAACAATTCTTAGAGGAGGAAACCCCTTCTCTTATGCTTGTTGACCGTAACCTTCCTGGAATGGAAGGAAGCCATTTTGTCGCCTACCTTAGAGAGATAGGCTATGATATCCCTGTGATATTCCTTTCTGCCAAAGATAAAGAGTCTGAGCTTGAAGAAGGCTTTGAAGCAGGAGGTGATGACTATATGAGCAAACCTTTTTCACCCAAAGAATTGACACTCAGGGTCAAAGCACTCCTTAAGCGTTCCGGTGCCCTTCAAAAACAACAACGTATCAAATATAAATTACTTACCATGGATCTGGAAAATAAAGCGCTTACTGTTGACGGACAGAGTGTTTTACTTACCAACCTCGAGTTTAATTTATTGCATACCTTTATGAAAAATATCGATAAAGCATTGACAAGAGATTTCCTACGTGATGAGGTATGGGGATCTGATGGAGAAGGTGTCAATGACAATGCGGTGAACGTAGCGATTAATCGGCTCAAAAACAAAATAGACCCCCAAAATGAACAGAATTATTTTCATCCTGTCTGGGGGGTAGGGTACAAATTCTCCTAA
- the pstB gene encoding phosphate ABC transporter ATP-binding protein PstB → MAENNIIMDIKDFYFTYASVDEPSLKKINLPIEKNKITAMIGPSGCGKSTLLRAMNRIHDLYPGNKYEGEINLYSSHDEKQNILDLKKENDFIKLRQQVGMIFQKPTPFPMSIFDNVAYGLKLSGVKDKVEIEERVEKALQDAAIWNETKDRLNKSALGLSGGQQQRLCIARAVALKPEVLLFDEPTSALDPISTGAIEELIAELKKDVSVVIVTHNMQQASRLSDYTAFMYLGDLIEYDKTDKIFLNPSQKLTEDYITGRFG, encoded by the coding sequence ATGGCAGAAAATAACATTATAATGGATATTAAAGATTTTTATTTTACCTATGCAAGTGTGGATGAACCTTCATTAAAGAAGATCAATCTCCCTATAGAGAAAAATAAAATTACAGCGATGATCGGCCCTAGTGGTTGTGGTAAATCGACACTTTTGCGTGCGATGAACCGTATCCATGATCTCTATCCTGGAAACAAGTATGAAGGGGAGATCAATCTTTATAGCAGTCATGATGAAAAACAAAACATCTTGGATCTAAAAAAAGAGAATGATTTCATCAAGTTGCGTCAACAGGTAGGGATGATCTTTCAAAAGCCCACACCGTTTCCTATGAGTATCTTTGATAATGTTGCTTATGGGTTGAAACTTTCGGGGGTCAAAGATAAGGTTGAGATAGAAGAGCGTGTCGAAAAGGCATTGCAGGATGCTGCTATTTGGAATGAAACAAAAGATAGATTGAACAAAAGTGCACTGGGGCTCAGTGGTGGTCAACAGCAACGACTTTGTATCGCCAGGGCTGTGGCACTCAAGCCAGAGGTCTTACTTTTTGATGAGCCAACCTCTGCACTTGACCCGATCTCAACAGGAGCGATCGAAGAGTTGATCGCAGAGTTGAAAAAAGATGTCTCTGTGGTGATCGTGACACATAACATGCAACAAGCTAGTCGTTTGAGTGATTATACTGCGTTTATGTATCTGGGCGATCTGATAGAGTATGACAAAACGGATAAGATCTTTTTGAACCCTTCACAGAAGTTGACAGAAGATTACATCACAGGTAGATTTGGATAA
- the rnc gene encoding ribonuclease III, whose translation MNDYSQLEERLNYTFKNKQLIIEALTHKSYKKPYNNERLEFLGDAVLDLIVGEYLFSKFPNSNEGILSKIRASLVNESGFTLLARRLDLGSYIYLSLAEENNNGRNKPSLLSNAFEAIIGAIYLEAGLATAKEISIKLLEESHPKIDLDSLSKDYKTALQELTQATHGVTPNYTLLDSSGPDHKKEFVIAVTLDDKTIATAKGKSKKEAQQKAAELALKELKA comes from the coding sequence ATGAATGATTACAGTCAACTGGAAGAGCGACTGAACTATACATTTAAAAATAAGCAATTGATTATTGAGGCTCTGACCCATAAGAGTTACAAAAAGCCTTACAATAATGAGCGGCTTGAATTTTTAGGAGATGCTGTACTCGACCTCATCGTAGGAGAGTATCTTTTTTCAAAATTCCCCAATTCAAATGAAGGTATCCTTTCAAAGATCCGTGCTTCTCTTGTTAATGAAAGCGGTTTTACCCTATTAGCAAGAAGACTCGATCTAGGCTCTTACATCTATCTCTCCTTGGCAGAAGAGAACAACAACGGCCGAAACAAACCGTCATTGCTTTCCAATGCCTTTGAAGCGATCATCGGTGCGATCTACCTTGAAGCGGGTCTAGCTACGGCCAAAGAGATCTCTATCAAACTACTGGAGGAGAGTCATCCAAAAATTGACCTTGACTCACTCTCAAAAGATTACAAAACAGCGTTACAGGAACTCACACAGGCAACCCACGGCGTGACACCAAACTATACGCTTTTAGACTCTTCAGGGCCAGACCACAAAAAAGAGTTCGTGATCGCAGTCACACTCGATGACAAAACCATTGCTACCGCAAAAGGTAAAAGCAAAAAAGAGGCCCAACAGAAAGCAGCAGAACTTGCATTAAAGGAATTAAAAGCATGA
- a CDS encoding ribonuclease HII — protein sequence MNNKPLCGIDEAGRGPLAGSLVIAGVVLKNPIDGLMDSKKLTEKRREALYPIVIENSEYHIVTFSAKEVDKMGISKCLQTGLQSIQRHLTEAEYLFDGNSSFGIENISTMVKADTKVAEVSAASILAKVTHDREMIEMAKKYPQYGFEKHKGYGTKAHIEALLKYDRCEMHRKTFRVKGLDEPTLF from the coding sequence ATGAACAATAAACCATTATGCGGTATAGATGAAGCTGGCCGTGGTCCTTTGGCAGGTTCATTGGTGATAGCCGGAGTGGTGTTGAAAAATCCTATCGACGGGTTGATGGACTCCAAGAAGCTGACAGAGAAAAGACGTGAAGCACTCTATCCGATCGTGATCGAAAATTCGGAGTATCATATCGTCACATTTTCAGCCAAAGAGGTAGATAAGATGGGTATCTCTAAATGTTTACAGACAGGTTTACAAAGTATACAGAGGCATTTGACTGAAGCTGAGTATCTCTTTGACGGGAACAGTAGTTTTGGGATTGAAAACATCAGCACAATGGTCAAAGCAGATACGAAAGTTGCGGAAGTGAGTGCAGCAAGTATTTTGGCAAAAGTGACACATGACAGAGAGATGATAGAGATGGCAAAGAAATATCCTCAATACGGCTTTGAGAAACATAAGGGATATGGGACTAAAGCACACATTGAGGCGTTGCTCAAATATGACCGATGCGAGATGCATCGTAAAACGTTTAGAGTAAAAGGGTTGGATGAACCGACTCTGTTTTAA